The genomic interval ACACCGGTCACAGAGCCACTACTCCCTGCAATATACGCCAAAAGCGCGGTCGTCCAGCCTGAGCCGCTTCCTATATCTAAGATCTTGTCTCCCTCTCTTGGCGAGAGCATCTCAAGCATCATTGCCACAGTTCTCGGCTGAGATATCGTCTGTCCACGACCTATGCCAAGAGGATGATCCTCGTAGATGTCAAAAGCTCTACTATCAGCCACAAAATCGGCTCTATCGACACTTCTAAAGGCTTCTATGATCTTTTTAGTGCGAAGCGCGCCGATATCTACAAGATAATCTACCATCACACTGTTTGAATACATATCCGTCTCTCCTTACAAAAGTGACTCAAGAGCCCTGAACTCAAAATCGTGAACCTCTGCAACGGCGCGGTTTGTAAGAGCTCCCTTAAAAACATTGACTCCAAGTGCTAGGGCGGGATCATTTTTTATGGCATCTATCGCTCCCTTATCTGAGAGCTTTCTAACATAAGATATTGTTGC from Sulfurimonas crateris carries:
- a CDS encoding protein-L-isoaspartate O-methyltransferase family protein, whose product is MYSNSVMVDYLVDIGALRTKKIIEAFRSVDRADFVADSRAFDIYEDHPLGIGRGQTISQPRTVAMMLEMLSPREGDKILDIGSGSGWTTALLAYIAGSSGSVTGVERVSELVEFGRENLKKYDFKNEKIVHSGDKLGIEGEKFDRILVSAAADELPHELVKQLKVGGKLVIPIQNSVFEIVKKEEGFDVKEHYGFTFVPLIY